The nucleotide sequence GTGTGGCAATATATAAAGAATAATCTGCAAATTTTCTAATGGAGGATATATATGTTCAAAGAAAATTTTCTAACGCAACTCCAATCTCTAGCAAGAATCCAGGGTACACCTGGTCAGGAGATGAAGGTAGTAGAAGAACTAGTAGACCTTTTCAAACCAGTAGCAGACCACGTAGAAGTCGATCAAATGGGAAATTTATATGCCTATTTAGAAGGAAATCAACCCGGTCCTACGATGATGGTTTCTGCCCATTCTGATGAGATAGGATGTATGGTAAAAGATATTGATGATAATGGGTTTATACACATCGATCGTACTGGTGGAGTACTTGAATCGTTGTTGGTCGGACGAAAAGTGAATGTGAATGGAAATTTTGGTGTCGTGGGAGTTAAAGCGGGACATTTACAGACTCCGGAAGAGAGGAAAGGACAACCTTCGATCAGTCAGTTGTATGTGGATGTAGGTGCCAAGTCGAAGGCTGAAGTGATCGAGATGGGTATTCAAATTGGTGATCCCATTACGTATATCAGTGAAATTGAACAATTCGCAAACAAAGACCTGATCTGTGGTAAGGCGATTGACAACCGTAGTTGTTGTGTTCTTTTGGTTGAATTAATGAAGTCTCTAGAAAACCGGAACTTTGCTGGAACATTGGTAGGTGTAGTAACTGTACAAGAGGAAGTAGGGTTACGAGGTGCCAAGGTTGCAACCTATAAATTAAACCCTGATTTCGCGTTTGTGATAGATACAATTCCGTGCGCGGATACACCAGATAGCATCGGAACAGGTTTGCCAGTTGGAATCGGAGGAGGACCAGTCATACCTGCTTTGGCAGGAAGTTCTGTACGGGGAAACATCATGGCTCCTCAGATGAAAAAATTAATTATTGAACATGCTGAGAAAGAAGACATTCCTTATCAACTTGCAGTGTTGCCAGGCGCAAGCTCAGATGTTTCAGCCGTACACCTAGAACGTGAAGGAATTCTGGCTGGTGCCATCACTTTTGCTAGAAGATACTCCCACTCACCTGTTGAAGTCGCTGACCTGAATGATTTTGAACAAGGATTGAAACTTTTGACTGCCTTGATAGAGAAGAATGACCAGTGGGGTAGTATGGAATTTATTTAAGGAGGAAATGAAATGAGTACATTAAATGTTGGCGTTATTGGTGGGGGATTCGGTTTAAAGGTACAAGCTCCGATGATTAATCTTCACCCTTCAATGAAAGTGACAGCTGTTAGCACGGTGAATAGACATGAATTACCTGATGATTTGAAAAATGAAGACGTAAAACCGAATCACTATACGGATTGGAAAGAGATGTTGGACACAGAGGATTTGGATTTAGTTTTTATCAGTTCGATGCCTGTCCTTCACTTCGAAATGGCAAAGTATGCACTTGAGAAAGGATTCAATGTCGTTTGTGAGAAACCTTTCACAGTAGACAGTTCTGAATCTGAACAATTAGTGGAATTGGCCGATAGGAGTGGCCAAAAGTTTCTGTTGGATTTCGAGTGGCGATATATGCGAGCACGTCAAAAAGCTAAAGAACTCTTGAATGAAGGTCGAATAGGAAACTTGCTTCACTTTGAATACCACATGTCGATGGCCCAATATCAGCGCTTGGCAACTGCGAAACGTGGTTGGCTTAGCCAGAAATCTAAAGCCGGCGGGATGTTAGGGGCATTAGGTTCACATTTGATTGACGGAATGAGATGGTTGACTAATAGCGAAGTGAAAGATATAGCGGGGCTGCTTCCAACACATGTTCCAGAAGGTGATGGAGAGACACGTGATGCAGATGACGGTTTTCTTATACACGGTGTGCTAGAAAATGGATCTACTTTTTCAATTCAATTTTTATCTGGAATCAATCATGGCTTCGGTTCAATGATGAAGATCTTTGGTACTGAGGGTACGATCGTCCTTGAAAAAGATGAGGAATTGAGATTTGGGGAAGCAAATGAACCGCTCGAAACTGTGCAATATGAAAGTGTAGGAGACGTACCTAGTGAATTATCGGACGTCGCTAAACGCTATTACGAAGCACTCTACCCTTATCTCGAAAAAGTTTATGAATACATTGCTGAAGACAAATTGGATAGCGATCTACCTACGATTCATGACGGGCACGAGAATCAAAAGGTATTGGATCGAATAAGAAAACAATAATCAGTTGGAGCGCACAAGAATTTGTGCGCTTTTTATTTACTGAATAGTAGGTTCAGTTTGTATTTCTCCTCTTTACTTAATATAAGGTGATTAATCCAAAACCTATTTCGTCTCCACAACCACAGTTCCAAAAAGATTATTGTTTATATAAGCATCTAGCTCCCAAATTCCTTCACTTGGTACAGACATTGAACTTGGAGTATGCGCGTCAGCAGTATTATGTGCGCCACCTAATACTATGTCGTCAATAATGACTTCTTCTTCACCAGTGTCTTGGTTTGTACCGACTACTTTCAGAGAATCCCCTTCAGATACATCCCCCCAAAAATGCCACATATATTTATTTCCTTCTCCTGGAATGAAGGGGGGACCCTGCTCATCATAAATGAAACCGAGTTTTCCTTCTTCACCAATCATCTCATAACTTCCAGCTTTGAAGGTAGAGCTGGGGTCCTTTGTGTTGCTAGACTCATTCGTACAACCGAACAGAGCAATAGTAGAAAAAATTAGAAACAATAGTACTAAAATCTTTTTCATATTAAACCTCCTAATTCTACTATTTATTTTATGGATTATTTGTATAAAGTATAAATGAAAAAAGGAAAAAATTGAACATTTTTCCTTTTTTAAAGAGGGAAAACGAAATTTCTCTAGAAGTAAATAGTTGTTAAGTATATCTGGAGAGTGTGTTTTTAAATGAGAAAAACTTTACCTTACGTAGTAGTGTCGTTACTGGTGATTACAAGTATTCTTACAGTCTATTATTACGACAAAAATCAAAAGGCAGAGAGTGAAATCATTTTTAAAGAAATGTTGATATTCAGAAATCATGTCACTGGAACCGTACGTGCGGTTAATGCTCAAGATGAAAACATGATGAAGGACACTGCTCATAGAATCATTGCGTTTGAAACTTTTCATTCGAAAAGGATTGAATTTGAACATAGTGAGCTTGCATTGAATAATTTTGAATCAGCCGTTCGAATGTTGGCAACGGTGGAACCCCAACAATATCCAGAGGTATATGAAGTTTTGGATGATATTCATGATGTTGTTATTAATTATCTACGGAAAGATATGAAAGAAAAAGATATCATTCATTCTTCTGAGAACGTTGAGCCTTATATTGAAACGTTTGTGAACCAGGTTGAACAATTAAGTAAGAAGTAACAAATTACATATTCTTAAGGAGGAAAAGGTTATGGCTATGCCAACACATATTGTTGCAGCTGCGGGAGTTGTTGAAGACGGAGAGGGAAATATTCTATTAGTGAATACATACAACGGAGGATGGGTATTCCCAGGAGGCCAAGTTGAGATCGGAGAAAATTTGATGGATGCAGTGGTAAGGGAGATTAAAGAAGAAAGCGGAATCGATGCAGAGGTAGTAAGTTTGATCGGACTCTACTCAAATACTGGTACACATAAATGGTATGACGGTGTAACGGAAGTACCGACCAAACTGATGTCAGACTATGTATGCAAGTTGATTGGTGGTTCATTGACCACCTCAGAGGAGACCTCTGACAGTCGATGGGTTCCAAAGGATCAAGTTCTTGATTTTATAAAGACACCCGCGATTCGATATCGGTATAAAAAGTACTTGGAATTCAATGGTGACATTAATTATTCAGAGTATGTCACTCATCCGGAATTTGAATTGAAAGCTAGTAGATCAGTTTAATAAATTTTGCTCAGGGCGAGCCTGAAAGTACAGGCAATAAAACAGTAATTGAAATGAAAGAAAAGTTAAAAAAATGTACCTTTAATGTTTAGAAAGAATCAAAAGTGGTAAACAAAAGTAAATTTCAATATTTTGAAAGTTTGAGGTGATTAAATGAAAACTAATCTTATGCATGTCCGTATCAACGTATCTGATTTGAAGAGGTCCGAGAAGTGGTACACGGATATCTTGGGATTCAAGGTTGATACAGAGTGGCCCCCTGAGAGACCAGAGTATATTCGTTTCGAGTCCGAAGGTGGAGCGGTGTTTGCTATTATGGAGGCGGATGATTGCCGTGCATTACGTGGACGAATTGATTTTTATGTCGACGACGTTGATGCACTATGGAAAAAGTTAAGAGGAAAAGCTCATGTGGCAGAGGATCTCCATACTACATCTTACGACACAAGAAAGTTCACCATTCAAGATCCAGATGGTAATAAATTGAGCTTTGTTCAAGGTTAATTAGAGAAGGAGAAAAAATATTGGTTGAAGCAGAGACTATAATGGAACAATATTTTCAAGCTTGGAATACAAGCTTAATCAGTAAAAATGGAGATGGAATTAGAAATTTCATGTCCAGAGATTTTGTAGGGTATTGGGCTCACTCAAAGACTAAGCAGCCCGACCCTTATTTTTTTGATTACGATCTTGAAGCTGTTTTGAAACAGATGGATGATGCTGAAAAAAGCTTTGAGACTACCTCGGTGGCTAAAAGAGATGGTGATCAGCAGATGACTATTCTCGGTAGAGAAACTAATATGATTGCTGGAAAACCTTATCGAGCACAATGCATGTTTGTCTGGAAAAATGAACATGGCAAATGGAAGCTGTTGAGGGAGTATATTGAATTAGAAGGGTAGATTTATTGGGGGAATAAATATGAATAACCAATTAGTTGCTAAAGTTATCCACGGGGCGCATGCTCATGTGGATCCATTAGCAGTTTTTGAAGGACTTACTTGTGAACAATTACAAAAATACGAATCAGACCATTCATTTTCGGTATGGCAATTACTT is from Halalkalibacillus sediminis and encodes:
- a CDS encoding M42 family metallopeptidase, which encodes MFKENFLTQLQSLARIQGTPGQEMKVVEELVDLFKPVADHVEVDQMGNLYAYLEGNQPGPTMMVSAHSDEIGCMVKDIDDNGFIHIDRTGGVLESLLVGRKVNVNGNFGVVGVKAGHLQTPEERKGQPSISQLYVDVGAKSKAEVIEMGIQIGDPITYISEIEQFANKDLICGKAIDNRSCCVLLVELMKSLENRNFAGTLVGVVTVQEEVGLRGAKVATYKLNPDFAFVIDTIPCADTPDSIGTGLPVGIGGGPVIPALAGSSVRGNIMAPQMKKLIIEHAEKEDIPYQLAVLPGASSDVSAVHLEREGILAGAITFARRYSHSPVEVADLNDFEQGLKLLTALIEKNDQWGSMEFI
- a CDS encoding Gfo/Idh/MocA family protein, whose translation is MSTLNVGVIGGGFGLKVQAPMINLHPSMKVTAVSTVNRHELPDDLKNEDVKPNHYTDWKEMLDTEDLDLVFISSMPVLHFEMAKYALEKGFNVVCEKPFTVDSSESEQLVELADRSGQKFLLDFEWRYMRARQKAKELLNEGRIGNLLHFEYHMSMAQYQRLATAKRGWLSQKSKAGGMLGALGSHLIDGMRWLTNSEVKDIAGLLPTHVPEGDGETRDADDGFLIHGVLENGSTFSIQFLSGINHGFGSMMKIFGTEGTIVLEKDEELRFGEANEPLETVQYESVGDVPSELSDVAKRYYEALYPYLEKVYEYIAEDKLDSDLPTIHDGHENQKVLDRIRKQ
- a CDS encoding NUDIX hydrolase is translated as MAMPTHIVAAAGVVEDGEGNILLVNTYNGGWVFPGGQVEIGENLMDAVVREIKEESGIDAEVVSLIGLYSNTGTHKWYDGVTEVPTKLMSDYVCKLIGGSLTTSEETSDSRWVPKDQVLDFIKTPAIRYRYKKYLEFNGDINYSEYVTHPEFELKASRSV
- a CDS encoding VOC family protein — translated: MKTNLMHVRINVSDLKRSEKWYTDILGFKVDTEWPPERPEYIRFESEGGAVFAIMEADDCRALRGRIDFYVDDVDALWKKLRGKAHVAEDLHTTSYDTRKFTIQDPDGNKLSFVQG
- a CDS encoding DUF4440 domain-containing protein; protein product: MVEAETIMEQYFQAWNTSLISKNGDGIRNFMSRDFVGYWAHSKTKQPDPYFFDYDLEAVLKQMDDAEKSFETTSVAKRDGDQQMTILGRETNMIAGKPYRAQCMFVWKNEHGKWKLLREYIELEG